A window of Oncorhynchus keta strain PuntledgeMale-10-30-2019 chromosome 27, Oket_V2, whole genome shotgun sequence contains these coding sequences:
- the LOC127912619 gene encoding antigen LPMC-61-like: MTKTRLSMHQKLAMECKLMCLKEVYVELAMKEEGDMKNQQYQWLKEEGNMKNQQYQWLKEEGDMKNQQYQWLKEEGDMKNQQYQWLKEEGDMKNQQYQWLKEEGNMKNQQYQWLKEEGDMKNQQYQWLKEEGDMKNQQYQWLKEEGDMKNQQYQWLKEEADMKNQQYQWLKEEGDMKNQQYQWLKEEGNMKNQQYQWLKEEGNMKNQQYQWLKEEGDMKNQQCTNGRRRMRQKQCFSQTSTSSES, from the coding sequence ATGACAAAGACAAGGCTGAGCATGCATCAGAAACTGGCCATGGAGTGCAAACTAATGTGTTTAAAGGAAGTGTATGTTGAGCTGGctatgaaggaggagggggacatgAAGAACCAGCAGTACCAATGGTTGAAGGAGGAGGGGAACATGAAGAACCAGCAGTACCAATGGttgaaggaggagggggacatgAAGAACCAGCAGTACCAATGGttgaaggaggagggggacatgAAGAACCAGCAGTACCAATGGttgaaggaggagggggacatgAAGAACCAGCAGTACCAATGGTTGAAGGAGGAGGGGAACATGAAGAACCAGCAGTACCAATGGttgaaggaggagggggacatgAAGAACCAGCAGTACCAATGGttgaaggaggagggggacatgAAGAACCAGCAGTACCAATGGttgaaggaggagggggacatgAAGAACCAGCAGTACCAATGGCTGAAGGAGGAGGCGGACATGAAGAACCAGCAGTACCAATGGttgaaggaggagggggacatgAAGAACCAGCAGTACCAATGGTTGAAGGAGGAGGGGAACATGAAGAACCAGCAGTACCAATGGTTGAAGGAGGAGGGGAACATGAAGAACCAGCAGTACCAATGGttgaaggaggagggggacatgAAGAACCAGCAGTGTACCAATGGTCGAAGGAGGATGAGACAAAAACAATGTTTTTCTCAAACCAGCACCAGTTCGGAGTCCTGA